In Salisediminibacterium beveridgei, one DNA window encodes the following:
- a CDS encoding glutamate synthase subunit beta: protein MGKMTGFMEFKRQTHTERDPAERTKDWDLYTVGMTEQEAQEQGARCMDCGVPTCHTGIEMENGTSGCPVYHLIPEWNDLVYRGQWKEALKKEHEMNNFPEFTGYTCPAPCEGACVLGLNEPPVAIRSVERSIIDKGFSEGWVTAKPPEKRTGKSVAIVGSGPAGLAAADQLNKAGHTVTVYERDTHIGGLLTYGIPEAKLPFEIVMRRIKLLEEEGITFITETEIGKDISSESLQSDFDAVILCTGATVPRSSGIEGEKLDGVHFAMDFLHANTKSLLNSGHKDGEFLSVKDKRVVVIGGGDTGTDCIATSMRHGCKSLTQFDKYRKKSTERDESKNPWPQWPIVHVDEYGHKEAAAIFGKDARAYGIVATKFTGDENGKLKEVHTIEVEATKDAYGNRTQEIIPGTEQVWETDLVFLALGFTGPEQGLVQHFGLETTDNTTIEADHEVYTTNRDGVFAAGDARRGQSLVVWAINEGRGAARECDRYLMGSTVLP, encoded by the coding sequence ATGGGGAAAATGACAGGCTTTATGGAGTTCAAGCGTCAAACGCATACGGAAAGAGACCCCGCTGAACGAACAAAAGACTGGGATCTGTATACCGTAGGCATGACCGAACAGGAAGCACAAGAACAAGGAGCACGCTGCATGGATTGCGGCGTGCCTACCTGCCACACCGGAATTGAGATGGAAAATGGGACATCCGGATGTCCTGTTTATCATTTAATTCCTGAATGGAATGATCTGGTCTACAGAGGCCAATGGAAAGAAGCGCTGAAAAAAGAACATGAAATGAACAATTTCCCTGAATTTACGGGGTATACTTGTCCTGCTCCGTGTGAAGGGGCATGCGTTCTCGGGCTTAACGAACCCCCGGTGGCTATCCGGTCAGTAGAACGATCGATTATTGATAAAGGTTTTTCTGAAGGTTGGGTGACTGCGAAACCACCGGAAAAACGCACCGGGAAAAGCGTTGCAATTGTTGGGAGCGGCCCGGCAGGTCTTGCCGCAGCTGATCAGCTTAATAAAGCAGGTCATACGGTGACCGTCTATGAACGGGACACGCATATCGGGGGCCTACTTACTTACGGTATCCCTGAAGCAAAACTTCCTTTTGAAATTGTTATGAGAAGGATCAAACTCCTGGAGGAAGAAGGAATCACCTTCATAACAGAAACAGAAATAGGGAAAGATATCTCATCTGAGTCACTTCAGTCTGATTTTGATGCTGTGATTCTTTGTACTGGTGCTACAGTGCCGAGATCGTCCGGTATTGAAGGGGAAAAACTGGATGGCGTTCATTTTGCAATGGATTTTCTTCATGCGAATACGAAAAGTTTATTGAATTCCGGTCACAAAGATGGTGAGTTCCTGTCTGTGAAAGACAAAAGGGTTGTTGTGATCGGTGGTGGAGATACCGGTACTGACTGTATTGCGACATCGATGAGACATGGTTGTAAATCCTTAACCCAGTTTGATAAATACCGAAAAAAATCCACGGAACGGGATGAGTCGAAAAATCCTTGGCCACAATGGCCAATCGTTCATGTCGACGAGTATGGCCACAAAGAAGCTGCTGCGATTTTTGGAAAAGACGCCAGGGCTTATGGAATTGTGGCGACAAAATTCACTGGTGATGAGAACGGAAAGTTAAAAGAAGTGCATACCATCGAGGTGGAAGCGACGAAAGACGCCTATGGCAACCGGACCCAGGAAATCATTCCAGGTACTGAGCAAGTTTGGGAAACAGATCTTGTCTTTCTTGCTCTTGGTTTTACCGGTCCGGAGCAAGGTCTGGTTCAACATTTCGGATTGGAAACAACCGATAATACAACAATCGAAGCCGATCACGAAGTCTATACCACAAACAGGGATGGCGTTTTTGCCGCAGGTGATGCAAGGCGGGGCCAAAGTCTGGTGGTTTGGGCCATCAACGAAGGACGAGGGGCTGCAAGAGAATGTGACCGTTATTTGATGGGCTCAACGGTACTGCCTTAA
- the gltB gene encoding glutamate synthase large subunit, translated as MNQKHHDHLGLYRPENEHEACGIGVIAHIDGHSSHDIIQNAVTILCNLEHRGGQSADTSTGDGAGMMTQIPHHFFVKAFHKEDLELPDEGEYGVGMVFLPKDHKVRKKTMERFEEVIREEGQGVLGWRTVPVNDSFVGKTARKSKPFIRQVVITPSENLENQDAFERKLYVIRNRMDIEMLEIEGGQDFYLSSLSTRTIVYKGMLIPEQLDSFYIDLNHRDFKSAFAFVHSRFSTNTFPSWERSHPNRMTIHNGEFNTIRGNVNWMFAREKTAHGGNFSEEDLKKIQPVIDHTGSDSSMFDNAFEFLHLSGRSLAHTAMMMVPEPWANDPRMPDDKRNFYQYHSTVMEPWDGPAALAFTNGKQIISCLDRNGLRPARYYITKDGMIVLGSEVGALDIFSEDVMFKGRLEPGKMLMVDLEKGEIIPDDQLKQEVIDQAPYGEWLKDNLLHLDDLERKSKGADARFSKEELIEQQLAHGYTNEEFDKIMKPLVSGGKDPVGSMGYDSPIAVLSKKPQLLYNYFKQMFAQVTNPPIDAIREEVVTQVATTIGKEGSVVDATAESCRHITLSSPVLTDDELATLQQQEEPAFKSAVLSTLFSVEDGEGAMENRLEALFKEADEAIKSGAVFLTLSDKGLSKEYAAIPALLAVSGVHHHLIRQGNRTSVSILVETGETREVHHFATLLGYGAEAINPYLAFATLNDLIDRKELVKIHSKEAARQYVKAVTDGIMKVLSKMGISTIQSYRGAQIFQAIGIADHVIDRYFTRTASQIGGIDLSVMEHETVLRHQTAFQEFRGREKSLDAGDEFQWRKFGEDHQYNPQTIHYLQHACRQGDYQLFKKYSELLTNESKNLQSIRGMLRFKPGKPVPIDDVESVEDIVKRFKTGAMSYGAISQEAHEALAIAMNRLGGQSNSGEGGEDISRFTQDENGDSRRSAIKQVASGRFGVKSHFLVNADEIQIKVAQGAKPGEGGHLPGKKVYPWIAEVRGSTPGVELISPPPHHDIYSIEDLAELIHNLKNANPSARISVKLVSADGVGTIAAGVAKGRADLVLISGYDGGTGAAPRTSLKHAGMPWELGLSETHQTLLLNGLRDRIVVETDGKMMTGRDVAVAALLGAEEFGFSTAPLVVLGCVMMRVCHLDTCPVGVATQNPELRKKFIGTADSIENFMRYVAQEVREIMAELGFKTINDMVGRADMLEKNDEINHWKGKGLDFSRLLHMPKVPKYSSRYQTMEQDHGLDSSLDMQELIPFCEDALDHKVPVKGTFSIRNINRVTGTILGSEISKRYGLEGLPDNTIRLSFKGSAGQSFGAFIPNGMTLKLVGDANDYVGKGLSGGRIILRPSRKRTFIAEQNMIAGNVCFYGATSGEAYINGIVGERFCVRNSGANVIVEGTGDHACEYMTGGRVIILGSVGKNFAAGMSGGAAYVLHEADTPFEDQLNNDMVTMSTLSEGEELTMVYETIKRHIEHTYSDRGKDILRRWDELAGKIIRVVPKQYEQIQNRIQELIDDGQERKDAEMAAFEEYK; from the coding sequence ATGAATCAGAAGCATCATGATCATTTGGGATTATACCGGCCGGAGAATGAGCACGAGGCCTGCGGGATCGGAGTGATTGCTCATATTGATGGTCATTCATCGCATGATATTATCCAGAACGCCGTAACGATACTCTGCAATCTTGAGCATCGAGGCGGACAGTCTGCGGATACGAGCACAGGGGATGGAGCGGGGATGATGACTCAGATTCCCCACCATTTTTTTGTGAAGGCCTTTCATAAAGAAGATTTAGAATTGCCTGATGAAGGGGAGTATGGTGTCGGCATGGTCTTTTTGCCGAAAGATCATAAAGTCCGTAAAAAGACCATGGAACGTTTTGAAGAAGTAATCAGAGAGGAAGGACAAGGGGTTCTGGGTTGGCGAACAGTACCGGTAAATGACTCCTTCGTCGGAAAAACTGCCAGAAAATCCAAACCATTTATTCGTCAGGTCGTGATTACGCCGAGTGAAAACCTGGAAAATCAAGATGCATTCGAACGTAAACTTTACGTGATCCGTAACCGGATGGATATCGAAATGCTCGAAATCGAAGGTGGTCAAGATTTTTATTTATCAAGTTTGTCCACGAGGACGATTGTCTATAAAGGCATGCTTATCCCGGAACAATTGGATTCATTTTATATTGATTTAAATCACCGGGATTTCAAATCGGCATTTGCATTTGTCCACTCTAGGTTCTCTACGAATACGTTCCCGAGCTGGGAACGTTCGCACCCAAACCGGATGACAATTCATAACGGGGAATTTAATACGATCAGGGGCAATGTAAACTGGATGTTCGCCAGAGAAAAAACGGCTCATGGCGGAAACTTCTCAGAAGAAGATCTCAAAAAAATTCAACCGGTTATTGACCATACAGGCAGTGACTCGTCCATGTTTGATAATGCATTTGAATTTCTGCATTTGTCAGGGCGATCACTTGCTCACACGGCAATGATGATGGTGCCGGAACCTTGGGCAAACGATCCGCGTATGCCTGATGATAAACGTAATTTCTATCAATACCACAGTACGGTCATGGAACCGTGGGATGGTCCTGCGGCGCTGGCCTTTACAAATGGAAAGCAGATTATTTCGTGTCTGGATCGAAATGGTTTGAGACCGGCACGTTATTATATTACAAAAGATGGAATGATTGTTCTTGGTTCAGAAGTTGGAGCGCTGGATATCTTTTCAGAGGATGTCATGTTCAAAGGACGACTGGAGCCCGGAAAAATGCTGATGGTTGATCTGGAGAAAGGTGAAATCATTCCCGATGATCAGTTGAAGCAGGAAGTCATTGATCAAGCACCTTATGGGGAGTGGCTGAAGGACAACCTTCTTCACCTGGATGATCTGGAACGTAAAAGTAAAGGCGCGGATGCCCGTTTCAGTAAAGAAGAACTGATTGAACAACAACTGGCTCACGGATATACAAATGAAGAATTCGATAAGATCATGAAACCCCTTGTTTCCGGAGGTAAAGATCCGGTGGGCTCTATGGGCTATGATTCACCAATTGCGGTATTATCAAAAAAACCGCAACTTTTATACAACTACTTCAAACAAATGTTTGCACAGGTAACCAACCCCCCGATTGATGCGATTCGAGAGGAAGTTGTGACACAGGTCGCAACGACGATCGGGAAAGAGGGCAGTGTGGTGGATGCGACCGCTGAAAGCTGTCGTCATATTACACTCAGCTCGCCGGTTTTGACAGATGACGAACTGGCGACATTGCAGCAGCAAGAGGAGCCTGCTTTTAAATCTGCTGTGCTCTCGACACTGTTTTCGGTGGAAGACGGGGAAGGTGCAATGGAAAACCGCCTTGAAGCACTTTTTAAAGAAGCAGATGAAGCGATAAAAAGCGGTGCAGTGTTTTTAACCTTATCGGACAAGGGCTTATCCAAAGAATATGCTGCGATTCCGGCATTATTGGCTGTTTCAGGTGTTCATCATCACCTGATTCGGCAAGGAAACCGGACAAGCGTCAGCATTTTGGTAGAAACAGGTGAAACCAGGGAAGTTCATCATTTTGCAACCCTTCTGGGTTACGGGGCAGAAGCGATCAACCCTTATCTGGCTTTTGCCACTCTTAATGATCTGATTGACCGCAAAGAACTGGTTAAAATCCATTCTAAAGAAGCAGCACGGCAATACGTCAAGGCGGTTACAGACGGAATTATGAAAGTTCTCTCCAAGATGGGGATCTCTACCATTCAAAGTTACCGTGGAGCACAGATCTTTCAGGCCATCGGGATTGCTGATCACGTTATTGACCGCTATTTTACCCGCACTGCTTCTCAAATCGGCGGGATCGATTTATCAGTGATGGAGCACGAAACAGTCCTTCGTCATCAAACGGCTTTTCAGGAGTTTCGTGGCAGAGAGAAGTCCCTTGACGCCGGAGATGAATTCCAATGGCGTAAATTTGGCGAAGACCATCAGTACAATCCCCAGACGATTCACTACCTGCAGCATGCCTGCAGACAAGGTGATTATCAATTGTTCAAAAAGTATTCTGAACTCTTAACGAATGAATCGAAGAATTTACAGTCTATTCGTGGTATGCTCCGTTTCAAACCGGGAAAACCGGTCCCGATTGATGATGTTGAATCAGTGGAAGACATCGTGAAACGGTTTAAGACAGGAGCCATGTCCTATGGTGCGATCAGTCAGGAAGCACATGAGGCACTAGCGATCGCCATGAATCGGTTAGGTGGACAGTCTAATTCCGGTGAAGGGGGAGAAGACATTTCCCGTTTTACCCAGGATGAGAATGGTGACTCGAGAAGAAGTGCCATTAAACAAGTGGCTTCCGGTCGATTTGGTGTTAAAAGTCATTTTCTTGTCAATGCTGATGAGATTCAGATCAAAGTTGCCCAAGGAGCAAAGCCCGGTGAAGGCGGACACCTGCCTGGAAAGAAAGTTTATCCATGGATTGCTGAAGTGCGGGGGTCCACACCAGGTGTGGAATTGATTTCTCCACCTCCTCACCACGACATTTATTCCATTGAAGATTTGGCGGAACTGATCCATAATCTGAAGAATGCTAATCCATCGGCACGGATCAGTGTGAAGCTGGTTTCGGCAGATGGTGTGGGTACGATAGCAGCTGGTGTTGCCAAAGGCCGGGCAGATCTGGTATTAATCTCAGGCTATGATGGCGGAACTGGTGCAGCGCCAAGAACAAGTTTGAAACATGCGGGAATGCCTTGGGAACTGGGTTTAAGTGAAACGCATCAAACGCTTCTCTTAAATGGTTTGAGGGATCGGATTGTTGTGGAAACGGATGGTAAAATGATGACCGGACGTGACGTTGCGGTTGCTGCATTACTTGGAGCAGAGGAATTTGGTTTTTCCACCGCGCCACTTGTGGTTCTTGGATGCGTCATGATGCGGGTCTGTCATCTGGATACATGTCCTGTTGGTGTTGCAACACAGAACCCGGAACTGAGAAAGAAATTTATCGGAACTGCAGATAGTATCGAAAATTTTATGCGTTATGTGGCTCAGGAAGTTCGTGAGATCATGGCTGAACTTGGCTTCAAAACAATCAATGACATGGTCGGAAGAGCAGACATGCTTGAGAAAAATGATGAAATCAATCATTGGAAAGGCAAAGGTCTCGATTTTTCCAGACTGCTTCATATGCCGAAAGTTCCAAAGTACTCCTCCCGGTATCAGACAATGGAACAGGATCATGGGCTGGATTCTTCTCTTGATATGCAGGAATTGATCCCGTTTTGTGAAGATGCACTGGATCATAAAGTCCCTGTAAAAGGTACATTTTCGATCCGTAATATTAACCGGGTAACAGGAACGATTCTAGGAAGTGAAATCTCCAAAAGATACGGTTTAGAGGGACTTCCCGATAATACGATCCGTCTGTCTTTCAAAGGCTCTGCCGGTCAGAGTTTCGGTGCATTCATACCCAACGGTATGACACTGAAACTTGTAGGTGATGCGAATGATTATGTCGGAAAAGGTTTATCCGGCGGAAGGATTATCCTTCGTCCATCCAGAAAGCGAACGTTTATTGCTGAACAGAATATGATTGCTGGTAACGTATGCTTCTACGGAGCGACGTCCGGTGAGGCTTATATCAACGGAATTGTCGGTGAACGTTTTTGCGTCCGTAACAGTGGAGCAAATGTGATTGTTGAAGGGACCGGAGATCATGCCTGTGAGTACATGACGGGAGGCCGGGTCATCATTCTTGGCTCAGTAGGTAAAAACTTTGCCGCGGGTATGAGCGGGGGTGCTGCTTATGTATTGCATGAAGCAGATACACCTTTTGAGGATCAACTGAACAATGACATGGTCACCATGTCGACACTCTCTGAGGGCGAAGAATTAACCATGGTTTATGAAACAATCAAACGTCATATTGAACACACTTACAGTGATCGGGGAAAAGACATCCTCAGACGTTGGGATGAGTTGGCCGGCAAGATCATTCGTGTTGTGCCAAAGCAATATGAGCAGATTCAAAATCGTATACAAGAACTGATCGATGATGGTCAGGAGCGAAAAGATGCAGAGATGGCAGCATTTGAAGAATATAAATAA
- a CDS encoding alpha/beta hydrolase: MVQKELEHFSKRHLVKQWFLNRIRLTNHFDPGGIKLSLGLFVTGLIVMILTAMGNPSGFGLAVDMLLHILVFSGVYWLGIYLLAALLSLLYLPIPRLTIAAVSGFYGVVWRIYSEGNLEGLFLHVVTAGWAVFGLLLGICLIILTRTKEDPILIRSGKLAIPAASMVFLVFFNPQADDLNPVSTMDHSKAAPIESVSNPAENGSETIRHFTYASGGDQHRDEFRHGMEIQTRSVDGSHYIDDWPDSRTFFFGFDESALPLNGRVWMPDTDEGPFPVVLIVHGNHRMEHFSDEGYEYLGEMLAKKGYAAVSVDQNFLNYSGYTGIPSENYLLRPWILMQHLLEFQRHQLAGADHAFRDFDLDQVSLIGHSRGGQAVSMVADHGRFFADDDSVNGIEMIDLRSVIAIAPTDRQIDEKRPRLSGVNYMTIHGAHDGDVHNFRGDRQFMRTDVSSNENMIHKASVYLTEGNHSQFNSDWGRADMSLPGGMFLNRKHLMSAEEQRQASEVFISAFLDLTIRDKRDYIALFQDAASGSDWLPDSGYLTRYQNSKSKPLVSFDAGTDEFAFREGGESRFEGFYETKVRQAEDRAGNTKATRGLVLGTRTGGVWEAELSPRIKNRLPEAGGAIGVSLANLGHELEDDGISANPWEDSLTMNFSVVMTNGETVTLSSDDIHAIYPPIYSQYSRYPELDQTMRGDKYTNPTEGIFHVYYFPLEKFREQSPRFQPSAIQSFLLEVEDGPAKIMVDWMNWYPEDE, encoded by the coding sequence ATGGTACAAAAGGAGTTGGAACATTTCAGCAAGCGCCATCTTGTTAAACAATGGTTTCTTAACAGAATCAGGTTGACAAATCATTTTGATCCTGGTGGAATCAAACTTTCATTGGGACTTTTTGTAACGGGGCTGATTGTAATGATCCTGACAGCGATGGGCAATCCATCAGGGTTTGGTTTGGCTGTGGATATGTTATTGCATATTCTCGTGTTCAGTGGAGTTTATTGGCTAGGCATTTATCTGCTGGCAGCGTTATTGTCATTATTGTATCTCCCCATACCGCGGTTAACCATCGCAGCAGTTTCGGGATTTTATGGGGTAGTTTGGCGTATATATTCAGAAGGAAACCTTGAAGGGCTGTTTCTTCATGTCGTGACTGCCGGTTGGGCTGTATTTGGATTACTACTGGGGATTTGTCTGATCATTTTGACGCGAACGAAAGAGGACCCGATTTTAATTCGCTCAGGAAAACTGGCGATCCCGGCAGCGTCAATGGTTTTTCTTGTTTTTTTTAACCCTCAGGCAGATGATTTGAACCCTGTATCTACAATGGATCATTCGAAAGCGGCCCCGATTGAAAGTGTTTCGAATCCTGCAGAGAATGGCAGTGAAACGATCCGTCATTTCACCTATGCATCCGGCGGTGATCAACACAGGGATGAATTCCGTCATGGTATGGAAATCCAAACACGTTCGGTCGATGGATCTCATTACATTGACGATTGGCCAGATAGCAGAACTTTTTTCTTTGGATTTGACGAGTCAGCGCTCCCGCTGAATGGCCGGGTTTGGATGCCGGATACAGATGAGGGACCATTTCCTGTCGTATTGATCGTTCATGGAAATCATCGGATGGAGCATTTTTCTGATGAGGGTTACGAGTACCTCGGAGAAATGCTTGCCAAAAAGGGATATGCCGCTGTTTCCGTCGATCAAAACTTTTTGAATTATTCAGGTTATACAGGGATCCCCAGTGAAAATTATTTACTCAGACCTTGGATTTTGATGCAGCATTTACTGGAATTTCAACGTCACCAACTCGCAGGAGCGGATCATGCATTTCGTGATTTCGACTTGGATCAGGTTTCATTAATTGGTCACTCAAGAGGCGGACAGGCAGTCAGTATGGTAGCAGACCACGGGCGTTTTTTTGCTGATGATGATTCGGTGAACGGTATAGAAATGATTGATCTAAGATCGGTTATAGCCATTGCACCAACTGATCGTCAAATCGATGAGAAACGCCCCAGACTTTCGGGTGTGAACTATATGACGATACACGGTGCCCACGACGGGGATGTTCATAATTTCAGAGGGGATCGTCAGTTTATGAGGACGGATGTGTCTTCAAACGAAAATATGATACACAAAGCCAGTGTATATCTAACGGAAGGGAACCATAGTCAATTCAATTCGGACTGGGGTCGTGCAGATATGAGTCTGCCCGGAGGAATGTTTTTGAATCGCAAACATTTGATGAGTGCTGAGGAACAACGCCAGGCTTCAGAGGTCTTTATCTCAGCATTTCTCGATTTGACCATTCGTGATAAAAGAGATTATATCGCTCTTTTTCAAGATGCAGCTTCTGGTTCTGATTGGTTGCCGGATTCTGGATACCTGACCCGCTATCAAAATTCAAAAAGTAAACCGCTTGTCTCATTTGATGCAGGAACGGATGAATTTGCCTTTCGTGAAGGCGGTGAATCTCGGTTTGAGGGTTTCTACGAAACAAAAGTGAGACAGGCTGAAGACCGTGCAGGAAACACGAAAGCTACACGAGGACTGGTTCTAGGAACGAGAACTGGAGGCGTATGGGAGGCTGAATTGTCTCCAAGAATAAAAAACCGGTTACCTGAGGCGGGTGGCGCTATCGGGGTATCTCTGGCAAATCTGGGGCATGAATTAGAGGATGATGGCATTTCTGCGAATCCGTGGGAAGATTCTTTGACAATGAATTTCTCAGTCGTTATGACGAACGGTGAAACGGTAACTCTCAGCAGCGATGATATTCATGCCATTTACCCGCCGATTTATTCTCAATATTCCCGTTATCCTGAACTGGATCAGACAATGAGGGGGGATAAATACACCAATCCGACTGAAGGGATTTTCCATGTGTATTATTTTCCTCTTGAGAAATTCCGTGAACAGTCTCCGCGCTTCCAGCCTTCAGCTATCCAGAGTTTCTTGCTTGAAGTGGAGGATGGACCAGCGAAAATCATGGTCGACTGGATGAACTGGTACCCGGAAGACGAATAG
- a CDS encoding putative bifunctional diguanylate cyclase/phosphodiesterase, whose protein sequence is MISIISKKNDSIGHFAGDQVLVDIAKRLEKVKPQGAVLARLGGDEFVMLVEEAVIEQPLSENIKELADLVVDTVKNPVVFSDVSYFISASAGIVLYPDHGATYEELMKNVDTAMYRSKNDGKNQWLMFNDQIKDEMNRLVLIESHLRHAFDYEEIHINFQPLMNSQSNQIRGFETLMRWQSHKFGAVPPDVFIPVLEQTGMIVEYGEWILRKTVQSIKQWENDGDNSLIISVNISLIQLKQESFPEQVKAIIQEADIEPASLELEITESVLADDVEKITNVLHTLRLNGVRIALDDFGAGYSSLSYLRQFPLDTLKIDKTFSEDIESGIESAQMIGSIIDMAHNIGLEVVAEGIENSDQVSILKSCGCDYFQGFYFYKPMSKESAERLVRGW, encoded by the coding sequence TTGATCTCGATCATTTCAAAAAAAAATGATTCGATCGGTCATTTTGCAGGTGATCAAGTGCTGGTGGACATTGCAAAGCGGTTGGAAAAAGTTAAACCTCAAGGTGCGGTTCTCGCGAGATTAGGAGGAGATGAATTTGTCATGCTCGTTGAGGAAGCAGTCATTGAACAACCGTTGAGTGAAAACATAAAAGAACTCGCTGACCTTGTCGTGGATACAGTTAAGAATCCGGTTGTTTTTTCTGATGTCTCCTATTTCATCAGTGCCAGCGCAGGAATTGTTCTCTATCCGGATCACGGTGCAACTTATGAAGAATTGATGAAAAATGTTGATACGGCGATGTACAGGTCAAAGAACGATGGGAAAAATCAGTGGCTGATGTTTAATGATCAGATTAAAGATGAAATGAACCGGTTAGTCTTGATCGAGTCGCACCTCAGGCATGCCTTTGACTATGAGGAAATACATATCAATTTTCAACCTTTGATGAATAGTCAATCCAATCAGATCCGCGGATTTGAAACCTTGATGCGGTGGCAGTCTCATAAGTTTGGTGCGGTGCCTCCAGATGTATTTATTCCTGTTCTCGAACAAACAGGCATGATTGTTGAATACGGGGAATGGATTCTGAGGAAAACTGTACAAAGTATTAAACAGTGGGAAAATGATGGCGATAATTCATTGATCATCTCTGTTAATATATCCTTAATTCAGCTCAAACAGGAAAGTTTTCCTGAGCAAGTGAAAGCGATTATTCAAGAAGCAGATATTGAGCCGGCTTCTTTGGAGCTTGAAATCACAGAGAGCGTGCTTGCGGATGATGTCGAAAAGATTACGAATGTATTGCACACACTTCGATTGAATGGTGTTAGAATTGCACTGGATGATTTTGGTGCCGGGTATTCATCTCTGAGCTATTTAAGGCAATTTCCGCTTGATACACTTAAAATTGATAAGACATTCAGTGAAGATATTGAATCTGGAATCGAATCAGCCCAAATGATCGGATCTATTATTGATATGGCTCATAACATCGGTTTGGAAGTTGTGGCTGAAGGGATAGAAAATTCAGATCAAGTCAGCATTCTTAAAAGTTGCGGGTGTGATTATTTTCAAGGATTTTATTTTTATAAACCGATGTCGAAGGAAAGTGCAGAACGATTGGTTCGTGGTTGGTGA
- a CDS encoding sensor domain-containing diguanylate cyclase, with amino-acid sequence MSLKIQDPVIESSMEEIRETLLQRILLSILAVGLIFIVVNFINEWILGSIQMTYPVLILYILLLIIYGRGVKIPFQFRAYIVISVLFATGVVSSLTYGMIGLSILFYVGASYTAMLLLSRKETIWWMGMSLSIYLVIYSFWVSGILTYGFSVEEYSVSITTMLSRLVAFIFFVGLMIFSQWMVNQFLVDKMNKLKKTHDELVESDQRLHLQYEALAVNREALKLKEEQYRSIIENTPDLIYALSKNREMVTANSAMIRFLGDTEESVIHQPISKLAERYPLLKEMHRHVDKIMSSNTPFQFVTRVNDEITGNLRTYHSVITPVKKESGELNLLLFKHHDVTELLLKDEKIEHLAFFDQLTGLSNRTHFEQVATSLIEQNTKIFAMIYFDLDHFKKK; translated from the coding sequence ATGAGTTTGAAGATACAGGATCCGGTGATTGAGTCATCGATGGAAGAAATCAGAGAAACGTTGTTGCAACGAATTTTATTATCCATTTTAGCAGTGGGTTTGATTTTTATCGTGGTCAATTTTATAAATGAATGGATTCTCGGTTCCATTCAAATGACGTACCCTGTTCTGATCTTGTATATCCTTTTATTGATTATTTACGGACGAGGAGTAAAGATCCCGTTTCAGTTTCGTGCGTATATTGTGATCTCCGTGCTGTTTGCAACAGGTGTTGTCAGCAGTTTGACTTACGGTATGATCGGCTTGTCCATTCTGTTTTATGTAGGTGCTTCCTATACAGCGATGCTTTTACTTTCTCGAAAAGAAACGATCTGGTGGATGGGGATGTCACTTTCTATATATCTTGTGATCTATTCTTTTTGGGTAAGCGGGATCCTGACCTATGGATTTTCAGTTGAAGAGTATTCCGTTTCTATTACGACCATGCTTTCGAGGCTGGTTGCATTTATCTTTTTTGTCGGGTTGATGATTTTTTCCCAATGGATGGTGAACCAGTTCCTGGTAGACAAAATGAACAAATTGAAAAAGACACATGACGAACTTGTCGAATCCGATCAGCGGCTTCACCTTCAATATGAAGCTCTTGCAGTGAACCGGGAAGCACTGAAACTGAAAGAGGAACAATACCGGTCTATTATAGAAAACACTCCTGATCTGATTTATGCTCTTTCAAAGAATAGAGAAATGGTCACTGCAAACAGTGCGATGATTCGTTTTTTGGGTGATACAGAAGAAAGTGTTATCCATCAGCCGATTTCAAAACTGGCAGAGCGTTATCCTTTGTTGAAAGAAATGCACCGGCACGTGGATAAAATAATGTCCTCAAATACACCATTTCAATTTGTTACAAGAGTCAATGATGAAATAACAGGGAACCTGCGAACCTATCATTCCGTTATCACACCTGTAAAAAAAGAATCTGGAGAACTCAATTTACTGTTGTTTAAACATCATGACGTCACTGAATTACTTCTGAAAGATGAAAAAATTGAACACCTTGCTTTTTTTGATCAGCTGACAGGACTCTCGAACCGGACTCATTTTGAACAGGTTGCTACGTCTCTCATCGAACAAAATACAAAAATATTTGCAATGATTTACTTTGATCTCGATCATTTCAAAAAAAAATGA